The following proteins come from a genomic window of Patescibacteria group bacterium:
- a CDS encoding DUF5652 family protein translates to MMNELTLSLLDNPWFLFLFLAWTMPWKAVAMWRASKNNHRRWFVVLLVLNTLAIVEIIYIFFFSKPKKIELKEHEG, encoded by the coding sequence ATGATGAACGAATTAACATTGTCACTTTTAGACAATCCATGGTTTCTGTTTTTATTTCTTGCATGGACCATGCCTTGGAAAGCAGTAGCCATGTGGAGAGCATCAAAAAACAATCACAGGAGATGGTTTGTTGTTTTGCTTGTATTAAACACTTTGGCAATTGTAGAGATTATATACATTTTCTTTTTTAGCAAGCCAAAGAAAATTGAATTAAAAGAGCATGAAGGTTAA
- a CDS encoding efflux RND transporter periplasmic adaptor subunit, translated as MEKKKIIGIIVIVSLLIIFAYRTIFKKAEDGFVFAEVKIGNVIQEISETGQVKKGEQIELNFKTSGVLEKIYVEIGEEVKEKDILAKLEDAQLNIQLAEAQASLELYQAQLDKLLAGATSEEIQASQTDVDNAQISLNNAKQTLEDIETQGQEDLKSAYEDALNVLDDSYIKIFNSFNAADSIQRTYFTSNDQQSISVRENKDKIKSVLDGVESYLDTAKTTQENNDIDITIADMKSALNDTSDALKIIRENCEALNYRNTISSADKTLLDTHRGYINTALTNTVNSQQTISSIKLDNSVNTNTYSAKVDTAQGSLKTAQDDLAKLVAPARDEDVSLYQAQVKQAQAQLWLLQKQIADTTLKSPINGQIAKIEKRVGELVQSALADAIITILPDDPFKIEVDIYEEDVTKMDIGNPVNITLVAFSEQVLTGKVISIDPAEKIIDGVVYYEVSVSLDNPLEGVKPGMTADLVIRTAFKENVLTVPKRAVKKKNGKTIVRVLENTIITEREIEIGLKGTNDVTEIVSGLEQGEQVILP; from the coding sequence ATGGAGAAGAAAAAAATTATTGGAATTATAGTTATTGTTTCTTTGTTAATAATTTTTGCTTATAGAACTATTTTTAAAAAAGCAGAAGATGGCTTTGTTTTTGCTGAAGTCAAAATTGGAAATGTCATTCAGGAAATTTCAGAAACTGGTCAGGTTAAAAAAGGAGAGCAAATTGAACTTAATTTTAAAACCTCAGGAGTACTTGAAAAAATTTATGTTGAAATAGGTGAAGAGGTAAAGGAAAAAGACATCTTAGCAAAATTAGAAGATGCTCAACTAAACATTCAGCTTGCAGAAGCTCAGGCAAGTTTGGAATTATATCAAGCTCAGCTTGACAAGCTGTTGGCTGGCGCTACTTCTGAAGAGATACAGGCCAGTCAAACTGATGTTGATAATGCCCAGATTAGCTTAAATAATGCAAAACAAACTTTAGAAGATATTGAGACTCAAGGGCAAGAAGATTTAAAGTCTGCTTATGAAGATGCCTTGAATGTTTTAGATGATTCATATATTAAAATCTTCAATTCTTTCAATGCGGCTGATTCAATTCAGAGAACTTATTTTACAAGCAATGATCAACAGTCAATTTCGGTAAGAGAAAATAAGGATAAGATTAAAAGTGTTTTAGATGGTGTAGAATCATATTTAGATACAGCAAAAACGACTCAAGAAAATAATGATATTGATATTACTATTGCTGACATGAAAAGCGCTCTAAATGACACTTCTGATGCTTTAAAAATTATTAGAGAGAATTGCGAGGCACTTAATTATAGAAATACAATTTCTTCAGCTGATAAAACCTTATTAGATACTCACAGGGGATACATTAATACAGCTTTAACAAACACTGTTAATTCCCAGCAAACTATTTCTTCAATCAAATTAGATAATAGCGTTAATACTAATACTTATTCTGCCAAAGTTGACACAGCTCAGGGCAGTTTAAAAACAGCTCAAGATGATTTAGCCAAGCTTGTTGCTCCTGCCAGAGATGAAGATGTTAGCTTATACCAGGCTCAAGTAAAACAGGCTCAAGCTCAGCTTTGGCTTTTACAAAAACAAATTGCAGACACTACTTTAAAAAGCCCTATTAATGGACAGATTGCTAAAATAGAGAAAAGAGTGGGCGAGTTAGTTCAGTCAGCTTTAGCAGATGCTATCATAACCATTCTTCCTGATGATCCTTTTAAAATTGAAGTTGATATTTATGAAGAAGATGTGACAAAAATGGATATTGGTAATCCAGTAAACATCACTTTAGTTGCTTTTTCAGAACAAGTTTTAACAGGAAAAGTAATTTCCATTGACCCTGCTGAAAAAATAATAGATGGAGTAGTTTATTATGAAGTTTCTGTTTCTTTGGATAACCCACTTGAAGGCGTAAAACCTGGCATGACTGCTGATTTAGTTATTAGGACAGCTTTCAAAGAAAATGTCTTAACTGTTCCGAAAAGAGCAGTAAAAAAGAAGAATGGAAAAACAATAGTTCGAGTTTTAGAAAATACAATTATTACAGAACGTGAAATAGAAATTGGGCTTAAAGGCACTAATGATGTTACAGAAATTGTTTCTGGACTTGAACAAGGTGAGCAAGTTATTTTACCTTAA
- a CDS encoding phage holin family protein, whose protein sequence is MVDILTLLKTSEMKWVITLIAVDVLLGIIAALVKKDFRLGKVADFMFRPVLAYVLGFGILMLVPTAIPSLARISQFAYILVLLALTGSILNNLSRLGLRLPAYLKK, encoded by the coding sequence ATGGTAGATATACTTACTCTGCTTAAAACATCTGAAATGAAGTGGGTTATTACCTTAATAGCAGTTGATGTACTGCTGGGAATTATTGCCGCCCTAGTGAAAAAAGACTTTCGTTTAGGAAAAGTAGCTGACTTTATGTTCAGACCTGTTTTAGCTTATGTCTTAGGTTTTGGAATCTTAATGTTGGTTCCAACAGCAATTCCATCCTTGGCTAGAATAAGCCAATTCGCGTATATACTTGTACTTTTGGCTTTAACTGGCTCAATTTTAAATAATTTATCAAGACTAGGATTAAGATTGCCAGCATATTTAAAAAAATAG
- the rplL gene encoding 50S ribosomal protein L7/L12, whose amino-acid sequence MSVLELSELVKVLEDKFGVSAAPQMAAAAPVADTPGDAPAEEKASFNIVLTAVGDKKIEVIKAVRDITQKGLKDSKDLVDAVATGEQMVKENVKKEEAEEMKKKFETAGAKVELK is encoded by the coding sequence ATGAGTGTTTTAGAACTGTCAGAACTAGTTAAGGTTTTAGAAGATAAGTTTGGTGTTTCAGCTGCTCCTCAGATGGCAGCTGCAGCTCCAGTTGCAGATACTCCTGGCGATGCTCCTGCTGAAGAAAAGGCAAGTTTTAATATTGTCTTAACAGCAGTGGGTGATAAAAAGATTGAGGTAATTAAAGCAGTAAGAGATATTACCCAAAAAGGATTAAAAGATTCAAAAGATTTAGTTGATGCTGTTGCAACAGGCGAGCAAATGGTTAAAGAAAACGTTAAAAAAGAAGAAGCTGAAGAAATGAAAAAGAAGTTTGAAACAGCTGGTGCAAAAGTTGAATTAAAGTAA
- a CDS encoding acylphosphatase, whose translation MEKVRAHIIVSGRVQGVGYRNNTFQQAQKIGLSGWVKNLEDGRVEAVFEGEKQEVEKIINWAKKGPLLANISDFKIDWQEHKGEFSNFEIK comes from the coding sequence ATGGAAAAAGTTAGGGCTCATATCATTGTTTCAGGCAGAGTGCAGGGGGTGGGTTATAGAAACAACACTTTTCAACAAGCTCAAAAGATTGGATTAAGCGGTTGGGTTAAGAATTTAGAAGATGGAAGAGTTGAAGCTGTTTTTGAGGGAGAGAAACAAGAGGTTGAAAAAATAATTAACTGGGCAAAAAAAGGTCCTTTATTGGCCAATATATCAGATTTTAAGATTGACTGGCAGGAGCATAAAGGAGAATTTAGTAATTTTGAAATTAAATAA
- a CDS encoding MGMT family protein yields MSEFKKRIYNIVSKIPKGSVMSYKEVAEAGGYPKAWRAVGSVLNKNTSSKVPCHRVIKSNGKIGGFAGGTEKKIALLKKEGAIKIK; encoded by the coding sequence ATGAGCGAATTTAAAAAAAGAATCTATAATATTGTTAGTAAAATCCCAAAAGGCAGCGTTATGAGCTATAAAGAAGTGGCAGAAGCTGGCGGTTATCCAAAAGCATGGCGGGCAGTTGGTAGTGTTTTAAACAAAAATACAAGTTCTAAAGTGCCGTGTCACAGGGTGATTAAATCAAATGGTAAAATTGGTGGATTTGCTGGTGGAACAGAGAAGAAAATCGCTCTACTTAAAAAAGAAGGAGCAATAAAAATAAAATGA
- the pcm gene encoding protein-L-isoaspartate O-methyltransferase gives MALIDNLIKQGWLKTARIVEAFRKIKRIDFLPEDSKNLAELNQALPIGYGQTISQPMVVAFMLEQLQPQKGDKILDIGSGSGWTTALLSEIVGEDGRVFAIEFVKELKDFGERNTVKYNFVKKGIAKFVCADGSKGYEKEAPFDRILASASAKKIPLAWKKQLKIGGKIVTPIKTSIWVFTKNSETDFEEVEHSGFVFVPLVTDDE, from the coding sequence ATGGCTTTGATTGATAATTTAATTAAACAAGGTTGGTTAAAAACGGCTAGAATTGTTGAAGCCTTCAGAAAAATTAAAAGAATTGATTTTTTACCTGAAGATTCAAAAAACTTAGCTGAATTAAATCAAGCCTTGCCTATTGGCTATGGCCAGACAATATCTCAACCAATGGTTGTGGCTTTTATGTTGGAACAGCTTCAACCTCAGAAAGGTGATAAGATTTTAGATATTGGTTCTGGTTCTGGCTGGACAACTGCTTTGCTTTCTGAAATAGTAGGAGAGGATGGTAGAGTTTTTGCCATCGAGTTTGTAAAAGAATTAAAGGATTTTGGAGAGAGAAATACAGTTAAATATAATTTTGTTAAAAAAGGAATTGCTAAATTTGTTTGTGCTGACGGTTCAAAAGGTTATGAAAAAGAAGCGCCTTTTGATAGAATTTTAGCTTCAGCATCAGCTAAAAAAATTCCTTTAGCCTGGAAAAAACAACTTAAAATAGGCGGCAAGATCGTTACTCCAATAAAAACTTCAATCTGGGTATTTACTAAAAATTCTGAAACTGACTTTGAAGAAGTTGAGCATTCTGGATTTGTATTTGTACCTCTTGTTACAGACGATGAATAA
- the rplJ gene encoding 50S ribosomal protein L10 — protein MVKTKKEKKKELESLKEKIKKQKTMIFVDFSGLKVENMSKLRRTLKKSDSELKVAKKTLMKLALKEAGMENDISGLKGEIALVFGYEDEIVPAKLVYEFSRGNPSLKILGGFFENQFKSAEDFIVLAQLSSRQELLARLVGSISSPIAGFVRVLEANLKGLVCVLSAIKKQ, from the coding sequence ATGGTAAAAACAAAAAAAGAAAAAAAGAAAGAATTAGAAAGCTTAAAGGAAAAGATTAAGAAACAAAAAACAATGATATTCGTTGATTTTTCTGGTTTAAAAGTAGAAAATATGTCTAAATTAAGAAGAACTTTAAAAAAATCAGACAGTGAATTAAAAGTTGCTAAGAAAACTTTGATGAAATTAGCTTTGAAAGAGGCTGGAATGGAAAATGATATTAGTGGATTGAAAGGTGAAATCGCTCTTGTGTTTGGCTATGAGGATGAAATTGTTCCTGCAAAGTTGGTTTATGAGTTTTCAAGAGGAAACCCTAGTCTAAAGATATTAGGAGGATTTTTTGAAAACCAGTTTAAATCTGCAGAAGATTTCATAGTTTTAGCTCAACTTTCATCAAGGCAAGAGCTTTTAGCAAGATTGGTTGGGAGTATTTCCTCTCCAATTGCTGGTTTTGTTAGAGTATTAGAAGCTAATTTAAAAGGTCTGGTTTGTGTATTAAGCGCAATTAAAAAACAATAA
- the rlmN gene encoding 23S rRNA (adenine(2503)-C(2))-methyltransferase RlmN encodes MNLSCIEKVLKNEPKFRLKQVKRLVFFDLIDNWSKATTLSLDLREKLNEKCSLEINSKMFFSKDKKTIKALVELKDGLKIESVLMKHKDQRNTVCVSSQVGCALGCLFCATGKMGFKRNLEADEIIEQVVLFARYLKKKKQKITNIVFMGMGEPFLNYDNVIESIKVLNDKQGFNLGARSFSISTAGIIDGINNLVKEKLQINLAISLHAPDDKLRLKIMPMSKKYPLFKILKSVDNYILKTKRKVMFEYLMIDNVNDKDEHAERLAKLMKKPLYFVNLISYNPTGDFKPSSKQRIKKFREILEKKGVHVSQRYSFGQDIKAACGQLAVKM; translated from the coding sequence ATGAATCTTTCTTGCATTGAAAAAGTTTTAAAAAATGAACCTAAGTTCCGTTTAAAACAAGTAAAAAGGCTTGTTTTTTTTGATTTGATTGATAATTGGAGCAAAGCAACAACACTATCTCTTGATTTAAGAGAAAAATTAAATGAAAAGTGCTCTTTAGAAATTAATTCAAAGATGTTTTTTTCAAAAGATAAAAAAACCATTAAAGCACTTGTTGAATTAAAAGACGGATTAAAGATTGAGTCAGTACTTATGAAGCATAAAGATCAAAGAAATACGGTTTGTGTGTCTTCTCAGGTTGGCTGTGCTTTGGGTTGTTTATTTTGTGCCACAGGGAAAATGGGATTTAAGAGAAATTTAGAGGCTGATGAAATTATTGAACAAGTAGTGCTTTTCGCCCGTTATTTAAAAAAGAAAAAACAAAAAATTACAAACATTGTTTTTATGGGAATGGGAGAGCCCTTTTTAAATTATGATAATGTCATTGAATCAATCAAGGTTTTAAATGATAAACAAGGTTTTAATTTAGGGGCTAGGAGTTTTTCAATTTCAACTGCTGGGATTATTGATGGAATAAATAATCTGGTTAAAGAAAAACTTCAAATTAATCTTGCCATATCTTTACATGCTCCTGACGATAAACTACGTTTAAAGATTATGCCAATGAGCAAAAAATATCCACTTTTTAAAATTTTAAAATCAGTTGATAATTATATATTGAAAACCAAACGTAAAGTAATGTTTGAATATTTAATGATTGATAACGTTAATGATAAAGATGAGCATGCCGAAAGGCTAGCAAAGCTAATGAAAAAACCATTATATTTTGTAAATTTAATATCATATAATCCAACAGGAGATTTTAAGCCGTCTTCAAAACAAAGAATTAAAAAATTCAGAGAAATTCTAGAGAAAAAGGGGGTGCATGTAAGTCAAAGATATAGTTTTGGACAAGACATTAAAGCTGCTTGCGGTCAGTTAGCAGTAAAGATGTAA
- a CDS encoding ABC transporter ATP-binding protein, with the protein MIELNNVWKIYQLGKVELTALKGVSLDVTRGDFVSIMGPSGSGKSTLLNMIGCLDIPTKGKVVLNGKDISKLTDDQLSQLRGETIGFVFQTFNLMPHLTALENVMLPMVFQGKLLKQRKTRAKQLLTSVGLEKRINHHPAELSGGERQRVAIARAFANDPEIVIADEPTGNLDSVTGKKIMQLLKRFHKEEKKTIIVVTHDPNIADYSENIVNIKDGELIINHQKASKFLWKK; encoded by the coding sequence ATTATTGAACTAAATAATGTTTGGAAGATTTATCAGTTAGGAAAAGTAGAATTAACAGCCTTAAAAGGAGTAAGCCTCGATGTAACTCGAGGTGATTTTGTAAGTATTATGGGACCATCAGGTTCTGGTAAATCAACTCTTTTAAATATGATAGGTTGCTTGGACATTCCAACTAAAGGAAAAGTTGTTTTAAATGGAAAAGATATTTCAAAATTAACAGATGATCAGCTTTCTCAGCTTAGAGGGGAAACTATTGGCTTTGTGTTCCAGACATTTAATTTAATGCCTCACTTAACGGCTCTTGAGAATGTAATGCTGCCAATGGTTTTTCAGGGTAAATTGTTAAAACAAAGAAAGACAAGGGCAAAACAGCTTTTAACATCAGTTGGTTTGGAAAAAAGAATTAATCATCATCCAGCTGAACTTTCAGGCGGTGAAAGGCAAAGAGTAGCTATAGCCAGAGCTTTTGCTAATGACCCAGAAATTGTTATTGCTGATGAGCCAACAGGTAATTTGGATTCAGTAACTGGCAAGAAAATTATGCAGCTTTTAAAACGATTTCATAAAGAAGAGAAGAAAACTATTATCGTTGTGACTCATGATCCTAATATTGCTGATTATAGTGAGAACATAGTTAATATTAAAGATGGTGAACTTATTATTAATCATCAAAAAGCATCCAAGTTTTTATGGAAGAAATGA
- a CDS encoding MBL fold metallo-hydrolase, with translation MKVKQLAVGELAGNCYLLASENELIVIDPGDEAERILKEIEQLKAIPKYIIITHCHPDHVLAMPEIKKQTGAKVLIHEQEKQFGNCEADGFLKEKDEIKIGNTVLKVIHTPGHTPGSICLLGDNFIFTGDTLFENGYGRTDLPGGSYEEMENSLNRLSQLLKSKMVVYPGHGRPFDVKK, from the coding sequence ATGAAGGTTAAGCAATTGGCAGTAGGCGAGCTAGCAGGTAATTGCTATTTACTGGCTTCAGAAAATGAATTAATTGTTATTGATCCTGGAGATGAAGCAGAAAGGATTTTAAAAGAGATTGAACAGTTAAAAGCAATTCCAAAGTACATTATAATTACACATTGTCATCCTGATCATGTTCTGGCTATGCCAGAAATTAAAAAACAAACAGGAGCCAAGGTTTTAATCCACGAACAAGAAAAGCAGTTTGGGAATTGTGAAGCTGATGGGTTTTTGAAAGAAAAAGATGAAATAAAGATTGGGAATACTGTTTTAAAAGTTATTCATACGCCAGGACATACTCCTGGAAGCATATGTTTATTGGGAGATAACTTTATTTTTACTGGTGACACGCTTTTCGAAAATGGTTATGGTAGAACTGATTTGCCTGGTGGTTCATATGAAGAAATGGAAAATTCTCTTAACAGATTATCACAATTATTAAAATCAAAAATGGTGGTTTACCCTGGTCATGGTAGACCTTTTGATGTTAAAAAATAA
- a CDS encoding ABC transporter permease, which translates to MEEMREYFYIAIRNLRTRSLRSWLTIFGIVIGVFLIISLLSLSEGIKDSITQQLRSLGGETIFVMPGDMSNPLIAMMGSEKLEKADIETIKRTDGVEEVVSMSHASSIMRYEEESKQIILMGVDWEESLIILEGYQGWSLDKGRWPTAGKREIVVGQQVAYEIFEQEIEVDSSVVVKGKTFKIVGIMNSLGSQTDDSGVYVDMVIYGGLTGEKKGSAQMAMVKIEEGVSLDETAENIRENLRKTRKRRAGTDEADFSVITSDTIGDIAGNILAVIQLAIIAFASIAIIVGGIGITNTMFTSVRERTKEIGIMKAIGAKNVAVLSIFLFESAIIGLSGGIGGTLLGVGFAKAIELYGLANPSFYFRASISIGLIVFGLVFSFLIGCLAGFFPAKQAAKLKPVEALRRLE; encoded by the coding sequence ATGGAAGAAATGAGAGAATATTTCTATATTGCCATAAGAAATCTTAGAACAAGATCCTTAAGAAGCTGGCTTACTATTTTTGGTATTGTTATAGGGGTGTTTTTGATTATTAGTTTATTGTCTTTGTCAGAAGGGATTAAGGATAGCATTACACAGCAATTAAGGTCTTTAGGGGGAGAAACGATTTTTGTAATGCCTGGAGATATGTCTAATCCACTTATAGCTATGATGGGGAGTGAAAAGTTGGAAAAAGCAGATATTGAAACTATTAAAAGAACAGATGGAGTAGAAGAAGTAGTTTCTATGTCACATGCCAGCAGTATTATGAGATATGAAGAAGAAAGTAAACAAATTATTTTAATGGGTGTTGACTGGGAAGAAAGTTTAATAATTTTAGAAGGTTATCAAGGATGGAGTTTGGATAAAGGCAGATGGCCTACTGCAGGCAAGAGAGAGATTGTAGTGGGTCAACAAGTAGCTTATGAAATATTTGAACAAGAGATTGAAGTTGATTCCAGCGTAGTGGTTAAGGGTAAAACTTTTAAAATAGTAGGAATAATGAATTCTTTGGGCAGTCAAACTGATGATAGTGGGGTATATGTTGATATGGTAATTTATGGAGGCTTGACTGGAGAAAAAAAGGGAAGCGCTCAAATGGCAATGGTTAAAATAGAAGAAGGAGTTTCTTTAGATGAAACAGCTGAGAATATTAGAGAAAATCTTCGAAAAACAAGAAAAAGAAGAGCTGGAACAGATGAAGCTGATTTTAGTGTAATTACATCTGATACGATAGGAGATATTGCAGGCAATATATTAGCTGTTATTCAGTTAGCTATAATAGCTTTTGCCAGCATTGCTATCATCGTTGGAGGCATTGGAATAACAAATACGATGTTTACTTCAGTTAGAGAAAGAACTAAAGAAATAGGAATTATGAAAGCTATTGGCGCTAAGAATGTAGCTGTGCTGTCCATCTTCTTATTTGAATCTGCAATTATTGGTCTTAGCGGAGGAATAGGAGGTACATTGTTAGGCGTTGGTTTTGCCAAAGCGATTGAGTTATATGGATTAGCTAATCCATCGTTTTATTTCAGAGCATCAATAAGTATTGGTCTTATTGTTTTTGGTTTAGTTTTTTCTTTTTTAATTGGTTGCTTGGCAGGGTTTTTCCCAGCTAAACAAGCTGCAAAATTAAAACCAGTAGAAGCGTTAAGAAGGTTAGAATAA
- the mltG gene encoding endolytic transglycosylase MltG, with protein sequence MIKTKKITIYFLFFILIIFLFGIFSPKNSIDTENKFFLVEKGQNLFEIANNLEDQEIIKNKFFFNFYVLLKMSQNKLKAGEYFLSSSMNIRSVADKIISGDTAKTIITIPEGWNLRDIGWYFENEGMFQAEELFELIGFPLINYSINTDLPKPKDFSSDYIFLNDKPKNISLEGYLFPDTYEIAYDEELEGIVEKMLDNFNKKLSQSLRNEITKQGKTIFEIITMASLIEKEVQSLNDKKIVSGILWKRLSAGMGLQVDATITYITNKKSSKVSKQETEIDSLYNTYKYRGLPLGPISNPGLESIEAAIYPQNSDYWYYLSALDGETIFSKTLEEHNIAKAKYLK encoded by the coding sequence ATGATAAAAACAAAAAAGATAACAATTTATTTTCTTTTTTTTATTTTAATAATTTTTCTATTTGGAATTTTTTCCCCTAAAAATTCTATTGATACTGAAAACAAGTTTTTTTTAGTTGAAAAAGGACAAAACCTTTTTGAAATAGCTAATAACTTAGAAGACCAGGAAATAATAAAAAATAAATTCTTTTTTAATTTTTATGTGCTTTTAAAAATGAGTCAAAACAAACTTAAAGCAGGAGAGTATTTTTTGAGTTCTTCAATGAATATTAGAAGCGTTGCAGATAAAATTATTTCTGGAGATACAGCAAAAACCATAATAACAATTCCTGAAGGGTGGAATCTAAGAGATATTGGCTGGTATTTTGAAAATGAAGGCATGTTTCAAGCAGAAGAGCTTTTTGAATTAATTGGTTTTCCTTTGATCAATTATTCAATAAATACTGATCTGCCAAAGCCAAAAGATTTTAGCTCTGACTATATTTTTTTAAACGATAAGCCTAAAAACATTAGTTTAGAGGGTTATCTTTTTCCAGATACTTATGAGATTGCTTATGATGAAGAGCTTGAGGGGATAGTTGAAAAAATGCTTGATAATTTTAATAAAAAACTGAGTCAAAGCTTAAGAAATGAAATTACAAAACAAGGAAAAACAATTTTTGAAATTATTACAATGGCTTCTTTAATTGAGAAAGAAGTTCAAAGTTTAAATGATAAAAAAATAGTTTCTGGTATTTTATGGAAAAGGTTAAGCGCTGGAATGGGCTTACAAGTTGATGCTACTATTACATATATTACTAACAAAAAAAGCAGTAAAGTCTCAAAACAGGAAACTGAGATTGATTCTTTATACAATACCTATAAGTATCGGGGCTTACCCTTAGGCCCAATATCTAATCCTGGGCTAGAAAGCATTGAGGCTGCCATATATCCTCAAAATAGTGACTATTGGTATTATCTATCTGCTCTTGATGGTGAAACTATTTTCAGTAAAACTTTAGAAGAACACAATATTGCCAAGGCAAAATATTTAAAGTAA
- a CDS encoding DUF167 family protein, producing MLLKVKVFPGSKKQEIIEKSKNNLEIRVKEKPIQGKVNKRLIFLLSLYFKTEQSKIRLIKGFRQKNKIFEILE from the coding sequence ATGTTGCTTAAGGTTAAGGTTTTTCCTGGTTCAAAAAAACAAGAAATAATTGAAAAATCAAAGAATAATTTAGAGATTAGGGTAAAGGAAAAGCCAATTCAGGGAAAAGTAAATAAAAGATTAATTTTTCTTTTGTCCTTATATTTTAAAACAGAGCAGTCAAAAATAAGACTGATTAAAGGTTTTAGACAGAAGAATAAGATTTTTGAAATATTGGAATAA
- a CDS encoding pyridoxal phosphate-dependent aminotransferase produces MVKKLKTSLRAFNTPLSPIRKFVPLLQLAKKKGLNVFELHIGQPDLKTPSQILSKIRNFNEKIIRYTPSNGIPEVQSAWKKYFKGFGINFNESEIVVTIGGSEAIFFALSAICDPEEEVIVFEPFYTNYNGIGSIVNVKLVPVRTFVKTGFHLPDKKSIEKKISKKTKAILICNPSNPTGTVYSKKELQMIVDIANKHNLFILADEVYREFVYDGQKHFSIMDFKAAHNKAVILDSISKRFSACGARIGCLASKNKDIIAGVTKFAQARLSLPMVEQIAAVPLLLNSKAYTRKIVKEYKKRRDAVYEGLQEIPGIQCLKPKGAFYITVKLPVKSAEDFTRWLLTKFSYNNQTVMLAPAAGFYASKGLGKDEVRIAFVLSAPKMKQAMKVLRIALEKYKS; encoded by the coding sequence ATGGTTAAAAAACTTAAAACTTCATTAAGGGCATTTAATACGCCACTATCTCCAATAAGAAAATTTGTGCCACTTTTACAGCTTGCCAAGAAAAAAGGATTAAATGTTTTTGAACTTCACATTGGTCAGCCTGATTTAAAAACGCCTTCTCAGATTTTAAGCAAAATAAGGAATTTTAATGAGAAAATAATAAGATACACTCCTTCTAATGGGATTCCTGAAGTTCAGTCTGCCTGGAAAAAGTACTTTAAAGGTTTTGGTATTAATTTTAATGAATCTGAAATTGTTGTTACGATCGGAGGAAGTGAAGCAATATTTTTTGCTCTTTCTGCGATTTGTGACCCAGAAGAAGAAGTTATTGTTTTTGAGCCGTTTTATACAAATTACAATGGCATTGGATCAATAGTTAACGTGAAGTTAGTTCCTGTTAGAACCTTTGTAAAAACTGGCTTTCATTTACCTGATAAAAAATCTATTGAAAAAAAGATTAGTAAAAAGACAAAGGCAATTTTAATTTGCAATCCATCTAATCCTACTGGCACTGTTTACAGTAAAAAAGAACTTCAAATGATTGTTGATATTGCCAATAAGCATAATCTTTTCATCTTAGCTGATGAAGTTTATCGTGAGTTTGTTTACGATGGACAAAAGCATTTTTCAATAATGGACTTTAAAGCAGCTCATAACAAAGCAGTGATTCTTGACAGTATTTCAAAGAGATTTAGCGCTTGTGGTGCCAGGATAGGATGTCTGGCTTCAAAAAATAAAGACATTATTGCTGGAGTGACAAAGTTTGCCCAGGCAAGGTTGTCTTTACCAATGGTTGAGCAAATTGCAGCAGTTCCACTTTTATTGAATTCAAAAGCATATACTAGGAAAATTGTTAAAGAGTATAAAAAAAGAAGAGATGCTGTTTATGAGGGCTTGCAGGAAATCCCAGGGATCCAGTGTTTAAAACCAAAAGGAGCATTTTATATAACAGTCAAACTTCCTGTTAAAAGTGCTGAAGATTTTACTCGTTGGCTGTTAACTAAGTTTTCATATAATAACCAAACAGTAATGCTTGCTCCTGCTGCTGGGTTTTATGCAAGCAAAGGATTAGGAAAAGATGAAGTAAGAATTGCTTTTGTCTTGTCAGCGCCAAAAATGAAACAAGCAATGAAAGTTTTAAGAATTGCTTTAGAAAAGTACAAAAGTTAA